Proteins encoded by one window of Pseudonocardia alni:
- a CDS encoding DUF3093 domain-containing protein yields MSERVPETDSATAGPAAFDERLSVPVWWYLLAVGLGVLMGAQIHMGYPGLRAWLGYLVMVPLCVGVLWWMGRSRTTVRDGVLISNGRELPLSAAGVTDTVARADKQQAMGPDLDPQAYVLHRAWVGPLVRVQATGRDEPYWVLSTRRPDALRAAIAAQAPHPQQS; encoded by the coding sequence GTGAGCGAACGGGTTCCGGAGACCGACTCTGCGACGGCTGGCCCTGCTGCGTTCGACGAGCGGTTGTCCGTCCCGGTGTGGTGGTACCTGCTCGCCGTCGGGCTCGGTGTCCTGATGGGCGCGCAGATCCACATGGGCTATCCCGGCCTGCGGGCGTGGCTGGGCTATCTGGTCATGGTGCCGCTGTGCGTCGGCGTCCTGTGGTGGATGGGCCGCAGCCGCACCACCGTCCGCGACGGCGTGCTGATCTCGAACGGCCGGGAGCTGCCGCTGTCCGCGGCCGGGGTCACCGACACCGTCGCGCGCGCCGACAAGCAGCAGGCGATGGGCCCCGACCTCGACCCGCAGGCCTACGTGCTGCACCGGGCGTGGGTGGGGCCGCTGGTGCGGGTCCAGGCGACCGGCCGCGACGAGCCCTACTGGGTGCTCAGCACGCGCCGTCCCGACGCGCTGCGGGCGGCGATCGCCGCGCAGGCGCCGCACCCCCAGCAGAGCTGA
- a CDS encoding phosphotransferase family protein → MTTSARTPTPGADPATVGAWLSTALGDERWREAQLTSIGAGRSNLTYRVSSPAGAVVLRRPPVGEVAATAHDMGREQRVISALGPSAVPVPAVLAADDGDVLGAPCFVMELVDGVVPLDDLPEGWASTEAQRRAAGDALVDVLAALHAVDPAAAGLGDFGRPDGFMERQIRRWGTQWAAARDGDDPVPVDADEESELTRLSERLAADVPAAQRHTVVHGDYRLDNCVFDAEDPGRIRAVLDWEMSTLGDPLADLGLLLVYWKQDGDDAVWSAAQPLPSPTGLPGFPTRRELVGGYTARTGLDAGPLPWYVGFGAFKLAVVLAGILARVRAGSVPEEMAEGLDGSVGPLVALGHHVLDGGSF, encoded by the coding sequence GTGACGACGAGCGCCCGCACGCCCACGCCCGGTGCCGACCCCGCCACCGTCGGCGCGTGGCTGTCCACGGCCCTCGGCGACGAACGGTGGCGCGAGGCGCAGCTCACCTCGATCGGCGCCGGGCGGTCCAACCTGACCTACCGGGTCTCCTCCCCCGCCGGCGCCGTCGTGCTGCGTCGTCCGCCGGTCGGCGAGGTCGCCGCGACCGCCCACGACATGGGCCGCGAGCAGCGCGTGATCTCCGCTCTCGGGCCGAGCGCCGTGCCCGTCCCCGCGGTGCTGGCCGCCGACGACGGCGACGTGCTCGGCGCCCCCTGCTTCGTGATGGAGCTCGTCGACGGCGTCGTGCCGCTCGACGACCTGCCCGAGGGCTGGGCGTCCACCGAGGCGCAGCGCCGCGCCGCGGGCGACGCGCTGGTGGACGTGCTGGCCGCGCTGCACGCCGTCGACCCGGCCGCGGCGGGGCTGGGTGACTTCGGTCGCCCGGACGGCTTCATGGAGCGCCAGATCCGGCGCTGGGGCACGCAGTGGGCCGCCGCCCGCGACGGCGACGACCCCGTCCCCGTCGACGCCGACGAGGAGTCCGAGCTCACCCGGCTGTCCGAGCGGCTGGCCGCCGACGTCCCCGCCGCGCAGCGGCACACCGTCGTGCACGGTGACTACCGGCTCGACAACTGCGTGTTCGACGCCGAGGACCCCGGCCGTATCCGCGCGGTGCTGGACTGGGAGATGTCCACCCTCGGCGACCCGCTGGCCGACCTCGGGCTGCTGCTCGTCTACTGGAAGCAGGACGGCGACGACGCCGTCTGGTCCGCGGCCCAGCCGCTGCCGAGCCCGACCGGCCTGCCCGGCTTCCCGACGCGGCGCGAGCTCGTCGGGGGCTACACCGCGCGCACCGGCCTCGACGCCGGCCCGCTGCCCTGGTACGTCGGGTTCGGCGCGTTCAAGCTGGCCGTCGTGCTCGCCGGGATCCTGGCCCGGGTCCGGGCCGGGTCGGTGCCCGAGGAGATGGCCGAGGGCCTCGACGGGTCGGTCGGCCCGCTCGTCGCGCTGGGGCACCACGTCCTGGACGGAGGGTCGTTCTGA
- a CDS encoding DUF4193 domain-containing protein yields the protein MATDYDAPRRNEADEMAEDSLDELKQRRNEAQSAVVDVEETDTAESYELPGADLSGEELTVNVLPKQADEFTCASCFLVHHRSRLASTSGGQFLCRDCAA from the coding sequence ATGGCGACCGACTACGACGCCCCACGTCGCAATGAGGCCGACGAGATGGCCGAGGACTCGCTCGACGAGCTCAAGCAGCGCCGCAACGAGGCGCAGTCCGCGGTCGTCGACGTCGAGGAGACCGACACCGCGGAGAGCTACGAGCTCCCGGGCGCGGACCTGTCGGGCGAGGAGCTGACGGTGAACGTCCTGCCGAAGCAGGCGGACGAGTTCACCTGTGCGAGCTGCTTCCTGGTGCACCACCGGAGCCGTCTCGCCAGCACCTCGGGCGGGCAGTTCCTCTGCCGCGACTGCGCGGCCTGA